Proteins found in one Aethina tumida isolate Nest 87 chromosome 1, icAetTumi1.1, whole genome shotgun sequence genomic segment:
- the LOC109598215 gene encoding enoyl-[acyl-carrier-protein] reductase, mitochondrial — protein MSTVTTKILKILKPGTLQQTMFQRFNSVQASKLIYTEYGDPIKVIQKEPETIPDPKDDEVLIKMLAAPVNPADINTIQGKYPSKPQLPAVPGNEGVAKVICTGPGVSDLSEGDHVVPLVNNLGTWRTHAVLKKEHLLKVPKKLGLIEAATLTVNPCTAFRMLRDFTCLKPGDTVIQNGANSACGQNVIQICRSWGIRTVNVVRDRPDLVELKRFLTKLGATEVLTEDELRKTDIFKSGKLAKPKLALNCVGGQNALECMRHLQNGAPMVTYGGMSREPVTVPTSALIFKDIQVRGFWMTRWSKENASSVDRLEMFEELISLMTNNELQGPAYKMVNFENYREALMNTMTIKGMIGKKFILDFENC, from the coding sequence atgTCGACGgtaacaacaaaaattctgaaaatctTGAAACCGGGAACATTGCAACAGACAATGTTCCAACGCTTCAACAGTGTCCAAGCATCGAAACTTATTTACACCGAATACGGAGACCCGATAAAAGTTATCCAAAAGGAGCCGGAAACAATTCCAGATCCGAAGGATGATGAAGTCCTCATTAAAATGCTAGCAGCCCCCGTTAATCCGGCCGATATCAATACGATTCAAGGTAAATATCCTTCAAAACCGCAACTTCCAGCGGTTCCGGGCAATGAAGGAGTTGCCAAAGTCATATGCACTGGACCAGGAGTATCGGATTTGTCCGAGGGTGATCACGTCGTGCCACTCGTTAACAACCTGGGAACGTGGAGGACACATGCCGTTTTAAAAAAGGAACACTTGCTGAAGGTACCAAAGAAACTGGGACTGATTGAAGCAGCCACTTTGACCGTAAATCCATGTACTGCATTTAGAATGCTCAGGGACTTCACATGTCTAAAACCGGGCGACACGGTTATACAAAACGGAGCGAATTCCGCTTGTGGACAAAATGTTATACAAATATGTAGGTCATGGGGCATTAGAACTGTGAATGTTGTCCGAGATAGGCCAGATCTGGTTGAGCTGAAGAGATTTTTGACCAAATTGGGTGCCACAGAAGTGTTGACAGAGGATGAGTTAAGAAAAACGGATATTTTCAAATCAGGAAAATTGGCAAAGCCTAAACTAGCATTGAACTGTGTAGGTGGTCAGAATGCTTTGGAATGTATGAGGCACTTGCAGAATGGTGCTCCCATGGTCACATATGGAGGAATGTCGCGCGAACCTGTAACAGTTCCTACTTCTGCTCTCATTTTTAAGGACATTCAAGTCAGAGGTTTCTGGATGACTCGGTGGTCAAAGGAGAATGCTAGTAGTGTTGATAGACTAGAAATGTTTGAGGAGTTGATCTCTTTAATGACCAACAATGAATTGCAAGGACCTGCttataaaatggttaattttgagaattacAGGGAAGCTCTGATGAACACAATGACCATTAAAGGCATGATTGGCAAAAAGTTTATATTGGATTTTGAAAACTGTTAG
- the LOC109598214 gene encoding uncharacterized protein LOC109598214 isoform X2, producing MLLLDELASSFSSIIKHDTKPTEYKSAKTVPKTTPEVLKTTETCSDVEFSPHKTLKRKFPGPAGLLPERKTSKHSPELEQPSTESQTISENIICSQQTATTFEDKPWTLMCKDIQDNLLETFNINWIQTQVNLNKLYNKKAPFLAAIIQTLDVPDTKIPTVNVTLKDRSGSIQGTILSTLYEEYAEFLLVGAVLVLKNFGVLTTGKNTNIHLTITPNNLLTIYSNLTNDCYEQYVKKTVVQMFKSEDIWKSYIKPKISTEIKKTNFNSLYNKSNSVVKLVNNKPKQNVFDTSVGELDLTLEDDFNIPDDFEEKVLSQISIKTDKNSVKTNEIVICDNNKDKQILENIFDGVNTEDLFDDF from the exons ATGCTTTTATTG GATGAGTTAGCAAGTTctttttcttcaattattaaacatgATACAAAACCAACAGAGTATAAATCGGCTAAAACCGTTCCAAAAACAACCCCGGAGGTGCTTAAAACAACAGAAACGTGTTCAGATGTAGAATTTTCACCTCATAAAACGCTGAAACGGAAATTTCCTGGTCCAGCTGGTCTTTTACCAGAGAGAAAAACATCTAAACATTCACCTGAACTAGAACAACCATCGACTGAATCCCAAACAATATcagaa aatattatttgttcaCAACAAACTGCCACAACATTTGAAGACAAACCATGGACTTTAATGTGCAAAGATATACAGGACAATCTGTTGGAaacattcaatataaattggaTTCAAAcacaagtaaatttaaataagttatataacaaaaaggCGCCATTTCTTGCAGCCATTATACAAACATTAGATGTTCCAGACACAAAAATACCCACTGTTAATGTAACATTGAAAGATAGAAGTG GAAGCATACAAGGCACAATTTTGAGCACTTTATATGAGGAATATGCTGAATTTTTACTAGTTGGAGCAGTTTTAGTTTTGAAGAACTTCGGTGTTCTAACAACAgggaaaaatacaaatatacatttaacaataactcctaataatttgttaactaTTTACTCAAACCTAACAAATGATTGTTATGAGCAGTATGTTAAAAAGACTGTGGTGCAAATGTTTAAAAGTGAAGATATTTGGAAGAGCTACATAAAACCCAAAATTtcaacagaaataaaaaaaacgaatttcaacagtttatataacaaaagtaattcagtggtaaaattagtaaataacaagcccaaacaaaatgtatttgatACAAGTGTTGGTGAATTGGATTTGACGCTGGAAGATGATTTTAATATACCTGATGATTTTGAAGAAAAAGTTTTGAGTCaaatttccattaaaactgataaaaacTCTGTTAAGACTAATGAAATTGTGATATGTGACAATAATAAGGACAAACAAATTCtggaaaacatttttgatgGTGTGAATACTGAAGATTTGTTTGATGATTTTTGA
- the LOC109598214 gene encoding uncharacterized protein LOC109598214 isoform X1, whose protein sequence is MFENNADFDIDDDELASSFSSIIKHDTKPTEYKSAKTVPKTTPEVLKTTETCSDVEFSPHKTLKRKFPGPAGLLPERKTSKHSPELEQPSTESQTISENIICSQQTATTFEDKPWTLMCKDIQDNLLETFNINWIQTQVNLNKLYNKKAPFLAAIIQTLDVPDTKIPTVNVTLKDRSGSIQGTILSTLYEEYAEFLLVGAVLVLKNFGVLTTGKNTNIHLTITPNNLLTIYSNLTNDCYEQYVKKTVVQMFKSEDIWKSYIKPKISTEIKKTNFNSLYNKSNSVVKLVNNKPKQNVFDTSVGELDLTLEDDFNIPDDFEEKVLSQISIKTDKNSVKTNEIVICDNNKDKQILENIFDGVNTEDLFDDF, encoded by the exons atgtttgaaaacaaTGCAGATTTTGATATCGACGAT GATGAGTTAGCAAGTTctttttcttcaattattaaacatgATACAAAACCAACAGAGTATAAATCGGCTAAAACCGTTCCAAAAACAACCCCGGAGGTGCTTAAAACAACAGAAACGTGTTCAGATGTAGAATTTTCACCTCATAAAACGCTGAAACGGAAATTTCCTGGTCCAGCTGGTCTTTTACCAGAGAGAAAAACATCTAAACATTCACCTGAACTAGAACAACCATCGACTGAATCCCAAACAATATcagaa aatattatttgttcaCAACAAACTGCCACAACATTTGAAGACAAACCATGGACTTTAATGTGCAAAGATATACAGGACAATCTGTTGGAaacattcaatataaattggaTTCAAAcacaagtaaatttaaataagttatataacaaaaaggCGCCATTTCTTGCAGCCATTATACAAACATTAGATGTTCCAGACACAAAAATACCCACTGTTAATGTAACATTGAAAGATAGAAGTG GAAGCATACAAGGCACAATTTTGAGCACTTTATATGAGGAATATGCTGAATTTTTACTAGTTGGAGCAGTTTTAGTTTTGAAGAACTTCGGTGTTCTAACAACAgggaaaaatacaaatatacatttaacaataactcctaataatttgttaactaTTTACTCAAACCTAACAAATGATTGTTATGAGCAGTATGTTAAAAAGACTGTGGTGCAAATGTTTAAAAGTGAAGATATTTGGAAGAGCTACATAAAACCCAAAATTtcaacagaaataaaaaaaacgaatttcaacagtttatataacaaaagtaattcagtggtaaaattagtaaataacaagcccaaacaaaatgtatttgatACAAGTGTTGGTGAATTGGATTTGACGCTGGAAGATGATTTTAATATACCTGATGATTTTGAAGAAAAAGTTTTGAGTCaaatttccattaaaactgataaaaacTCTGTTAAGACTAATGAAATTGTGATATGTGACAATAATAAGGACAAACAAATTCtggaaaacatttttgatgGTGTGAATACTGAAGATTTGTTTGATGATTTTTGA
- the LOC109598229 gene encoding nucleoside diphosphate kinase 7: MFNQQTGKVEIEEKETKKLETYDYDDKLSFIAEWKSGIGDRHFIFHYFPFDKTIQLYDKDKNYLYLRRIKTKVRYIDLYPGNKLMIFGKLMTLTDFANVFTGNNISEMRSLCILKPVLKSMSYGKIISVLEQADLRISRMTRCRISRKESLKFYEYLRGRAICPFMVEHLVSGPSLGLEMVGHDAVSRLYAILGPRTPSEGRKVAPHTLRAIYGKDRVVNAIHGTVRKDLVVNELSIFFPPSHPPETTALYQDSTLCIIMPHIVLARKLGEIINCITESHFRVTALDSFHMNPYNTEEFLARYKGLVPDFHKFQEPFMNGTIVACEISGQVKDMDVFGEFKEFCGPRDPVVAREIRPNSLRAIYGIDRYDNAVYCSTVREDALLELEYFFKIVREST, encoded by the exons ATGTTCAATCAACAAACCGGCAAAGTAGAAATAGAagaaaaagaaactaaaaaactcGAAACTTATGATTATGATgataaactttcttttatcGCTGAATGGAAAAGTGGTATAGGAGACCGTCACTTCATCTTCCACTATTTCCCATTCGATAAAACAATCCAACTTTACGACAAGGACAAGAACTACTTGTATTTACGTCGTATCAAAACCAAAGTACGCTACATTGATCTCTATCCAG GCAATAAACTAATGATATTCGGCAAACTAATGACACTAACGGATTTCGCAAACGTCTTTACCGGTAACAACATAAGCGAAATGCGTAGTCTATGTATTTTAAAGCCAGTTTTGAAAAGCATGAGTTACGGTAAAATTATATCAGTATTAGAGCAAGCCGATTTGCGAATATCACGCATGACAAGGTGCCGTATCAGCCGCAAAGAATCGCTCAAGTTTTACGAATATCTGCGCGGTCGCGCCATTTGTCCCTTCATGGTCGAGCACTTGG TTTCAGGTCCGTCTTTGGGCTTGGAAATGGTTGGTCATGACGCGGTGAGTCGACTGTATGCGATTTTAGGTCCCAGAACACCATCGGAGGGTAGAAAAGTGGCGCCGCACACCCTTAGGGCGATCTACGGCAAGGACCGTGTCGTTAACGCCATCCACGGCACTGTGAGGAAGGATTTAGTGGTCAACGAGCTGTCCATCTTCTTTCCCCCTAGTCATCCGCCTGAAACCACTGCCCTTTATCAGGACAGCACACTGTGCATTATTATGCCGCATATAGTTCTGGCCCGGAAATTGGGAGAGATCATTAATTGCATCACAGAGTCGCATTTCCGTGTCACAGCCTTGGATTCGTTCCACATGAATCCTTACAATACCGAAGAGTTTTTGGCTAG ATACAAAGGTTTGGTGCCCGATTTCCATAAATTTCAGGAGCCGTTCATGAATGGGACGATTGTAGCATGTGAAATTTCTGGTCAGGTGAAAGACATGGACGTATTTGGAGAGTTCAAGGAGTTTTGCGGGCCGAGGGATCCGGTCGTTGCAAGGGAGATACGACCGAACTCGTTACGTGCTATTTATGGAATCGACAGGTACGACAATGCGGTCTACTGTTCGACTGTCAGAGAGGATGCGTTATTAGAActcgaatatttttttaaaatcgtaCGTGAAAGTACATGA
- the LOC109598213 gene encoding serine hydroxymethyltransferase isoform X1: protein MFSRVLFTANHLLHAQNLGTIVRHTSVMAKVDISKTLNQNVWDSDPELFDLMQKEKKRQQSGLEMIASENFTTLPVLQCLSSCLHNKYSEGLPGQRYYGGNEFIDEVELLAQKRALETYRLNPEEWGVNVQPYSGSPANFAVYTGIVEPHGRIMGLDLPDGGHLTHGFFTPTKKISATSIFFESMPYKVNPETGLLDYDELERTAKLFRPKVIVAGVSCYSRPLDYKRFRQICDQVGAYLFADMAHISGLVAAGVTPSPFEYSDVVSTTTHKSLRGPRAGVIFFRKGVRSVNAKGEKIMYDLESRINQAVFPGLQGGPHNNTIAAIATAMKQASTPEFKEYAKQIVANAKRLSDGLQSKGYKVVTGGTEVHMLLVDLRSAGLTGAKGEYILEEISIACNKNTVPGDKSALNPSGIRLGTPALTTRGLKEADIDMVVDFIDKGLKLAKKISDKSGPKLVDFKSFVHGEFKGEVSALRAQVEAFSHDFPLPGIEGY from the exons ATGTTTTCGCGGGTACTTTTTACCGCTAACCACCTGTTGCACGCGCAG AACTTGGGCACTATTGTAAGACACACATCAGTGATGGCAAAAGTGGACATCTCGAAGACCCTCAATCAAAATGTGTGGGACTCGGATCCGGAATTGTTTGACTTGATGCAAAAGGAGAAGAAAAGACAACAGTCTGGTTTGGAAATGATCGCCAGCGAAAATTTCACCACACTTCCAGTTCTGCAATGTCTCAGCTCTTGCCTCCATAACAAGTATTCTGAAGGTCTGCCTGGACAAAG GTATTATGGAGgtaatgaatttattgatgAAGTTGAACTGTTGGCACAGAAAAGAGCTTTGGAGACTTACAGGCTCAATCCTGAGGAGTGGGGGGTGAATGTGCAACCTTATTCTGGATCTCCTGCCAATTTTGCAGTTTACACAG gtaTTGTGGAACCCCATGGTAGAATAATGGGTCTGGATTTACCTGATGGTGGTCACTTGACGCACGGTTTCTTCACCCCCACCAAGAAAATATCTGCCACTTCCATATTCTTTGAATCTATGCCGTACAAAGTAAATCCTGAAACGGGTCTATTGGATTATGACGAACTGGAAAGAACCGCAAAACTGTTCAGGCCAAAAGTAATTGTAGCAGGTGTGAGCTGTTATTCCAGACCGTTGGACTATAAAAGATTTAGACAGATTTGCGACCAAGTCGGCGCATATTTGTTCGCTGACATGGCACACATATCTGGCTTAGTGGCGGCCGGCGTAACGCCCAGCCCGTTCGAATACAGCGACGTCGTGTCCACCACAACACATAAAAGTTTGAGGGGCCCGAGGGCGGGTGTGATATTCTTCAGGAAGGGTGTCAGATCTGTGAACGCGAAAGGAGAGAAAATCATGTACGACTTAGAGTCGAGAATCAACCAAGCAGTATTCCCGGGACTGCAGGGCGGTCCCCACAACAACACGATCGCAGCCATCGCGACCGCCATGAAACAGGCCAGCACACCCGAATTCAAGGAGTACGCAAAACAAATCGTTGCCAATGCGAAAAGACTGAGCGACGGACTCCAATCCAAGGGTTATAAGGTCGTGACTGGGGGAACAGAAGTGCACATGCTGCTGGTGGACCTGAGAAGCGCCGGCTTGACCGGAGCGAAAGGAGAGTACATTTTGGAAGAGATCTCAATTGCGTGCAACAAAAACACAGTACCGGGAGACAAAAGCGCGTTGAATCCGTCCGGAATTCGATTGGGAACGCCAGCCTTGACCACCAGGGGGTTAAAGGAAGCCGATATTGATATGGTAGTTGATTTCATCGATAAAGGGTTGAAATTGGCGAAGAAAATCAGTGACAAGTCCGGTCCTAAACTGGTGGACTTCAAGAGCTTCGTTCACGGCGAATTTAAGGGTGAAGTTTCGGCTTTGAGGGCGCAAGTCGAGGCGTTCAGTCACGATTTTCCACTGCCTGGTATTGAAGggtattaa
- the LOC109598213 gene encoding serine hydroxymethyltransferase isoform X2 gives MFLITKFLTTTTKQNLGTIVRHTSVMAKVDISKTLNQNVWDSDPELFDLMQKEKKRQQSGLEMIASENFTTLPVLQCLSSCLHNKYSEGLPGQRYYGGNEFIDEVELLAQKRALETYRLNPEEWGVNVQPYSGSPANFAVYTGIVEPHGRIMGLDLPDGGHLTHGFFTPTKKISATSIFFESMPYKVNPETGLLDYDELERTAKLFRPKVIVAGVSCYSRPLDYKRFRQICDQVGAYLFADMAHISGLVAAGVTPSPFEYSDVVSTTTHKSLRGPRAGVIFFRKGVRSVNAKGEKIMYDLESRINQAVFPGLQGGPHNNTIAAIATAMKQASTPEFKEYAKQIVANAKRLSDGLQSKGYKVVTGGTEVHMLLVDLRSAGLTGAKGEYILEEISIACNKNTVPGDKSALNPSGIRLGTPALTTRGLKEADIDMVVDFIDKGLKLAKKISDKSGPKLVDFKSFVHGEFKGEVSALRAQVEAFSHDFPLPGIEGY, from the exons atgtttctaattaCTAAATTCTTAACAACCACCACCAAACAG AACTTGGGCACTATTGTAAGACACACATCAGTGATGGCAAAAGTGGACATCTCGAAGACCCTCAATCAAAATGTGTGGGACTCGGATCCGGAATTGTTTGACTTGATGCAAAAGGAGAAGAAAAGACAACAGTCTGGTTTGGAAATGATCGCCAGCGAAAATTTCACCACACTTCCAGTTCTGCAATGTCTCAGCTCTTGCCTCCATAACAAGTATTCTGAAGGTCTGCCTGGACAAAG GTATTATGGAGgtaatgaatttattgatgAAGTTGAACTGTTGGCACAGAAAAGAGCTTTGGAGACTTACAGGCTCAATCCTGAGGAGTGGGGGGTGAATGTGCAACCTTATTCTGGATCTCCTGCCAATTTTGCAGTTTACACAG gtaTTGTGGAACCCCATGGTAGAATAATGGGTCTGGATTTACCTGATGGTGGTCACTTGACGCACGGTTTCTTCACCCCCACCAAGAAAATATCTGCCACTTCCATATTCTTTGAATCTATGCCGTACAAAGTAAATCCTGAAACGGGTCTATTGGATTATGACGAACTGGAAAGAACCGCAAAACTGTTCAGGCCAAAAGTAATTGTAGCAGGTGTGAGCTGTTATTCCAGACCGTTGGACTATAAAAGATTTAGACAGATTTGCGACCAAGTCGGCGCATATTTGTTCGCTGACATGGCACACATATCTGGCTTAGTGGCGGCCGGCGTAACGCCCAGCCCGTTCGAATACAGCGACGTCGTGTCCACCACAACACATAAAAGTTTGAGGGGCCCGAGGGCGGGTGTGATATTCTTCAGGAAGGGTGTCAGATCTGTGAACGCGAAAGGAGAGAAAATCATGTACGACTTAGAGTCGAGAATCAACCAAGCAGTATTCCCGGGACTGCAGGGCGGTCCCCACAACAACACGATCGCAGCCATCGCGACCGCCATGAAACAGGCCAGCACACCCGAATTCAAGGAGTACGCAAAACAAATCGTTGCCAATGCGAAAAGACTGAGCGACGGACTCCAATCCAAGGGTTATAAGGTCGTGACTGGGGGAACAGAAGTGCACATGCTGCTGGTGGACCTGAGAAGCGCCGGCTTGACCGGAGCGAAAGGAGAGTACATTTTGGAAGAGATCTCAATTGCGTGCAACAAAAACACAGTACCGGGAGACAAAAGCGCGTTGAATCCGTCCGGAATTCGATTGGGAACGCCAGCCTTGACCACCAGGGGGTTAAAGGAAGCCGATATTGATATGGTAGTTGATTTCATCGATAAAGGGTTGAAATTGGCGAAGAAAATCAGTGACAAGTCCGGTCCTAAACTGGTGGACTTCAAGAGCTTCGTTCACGGCGAATTTAAGGGTGAAGTTTCGGCTTTGAGGGCGCAAGTCGAGGCGTTCAGTCACGATTTTCCACTGCCTGGTATTGAAGggtattaa
- the LOC109598213 gene encoding serine hydroxymethyltransferase isoform X3 has protein sequence MAKVDISKTLNQNVWDSDPELFDLMQKEKKRQQSGLEMIASENFTTLPVLQCLSSCLHNKYSEGLPGQRYYGGNEFIDEVELLAQKRALETYRLNPEEWGVNVQPYSGSPANFAVYTGIVEPHGRIMGLDLPDGGHLTHGFFTPTKKISATSIFFESMPYKVNPETGLLDYDELERTAKLFRPKVIVAGVSCYSRPLDYKRFRQICDQVGAYLFADMAHISGLVAAGVTPSPFEYSDVVSTTTHKSLRGPRAGVIFFRKGVRSVNAKGEKIMYDLESRINQAVFPGLQGGPHNNTIAAIATAMKQASTPEFKEYAKQIVANAKRLSDGLQSKGYKVVTGGTEVHMLLVDLRSAGLTGAKGEYILEEISIACNKNTVPGDKSALNPSGIRLGTPALTTRGLKEADIDMVVDFIDKGLKLAKKISDKSGPKLVDFKSFVHGEFKGEVSALRAQVEAFSHDFPLPGIEGY, from the exons ATGGCAAAAGTGGACATCTCGAAGACCCTCAATCAAAATGTGTGGGACTCGGATCCGGAATTGTTTGACTTGATGCAAAAGGAGAAGAAAAGACAACAGTCTGGTTTGGAAATGATCGCCAGCGAAAATTTCACCACACTTCCAGTTCTGCAATGTCTCAGCTCTTGCCTCCATAACAAGTATTCTGAAGGTCTGCCTGGACAAAG GTATTATGGAGgtaatgaatttattgatgAAGTTGAACTGTTGGCACAGAAAAGAGCTTTGGAGACTTACAGGCTCAATCCTGAGGAGTGGGGGGTGAATGTGCAACCTTATTCTGGATCTCCTGCCAATTTTGCAGTTTACACAG gtaTTGTGGAACCCCATGGTAGAATAATGGGTCTGGATTTACCTGATGGTGGTCACTTGACGCACGGTTTCTTCACCCCCACCAAGAAAATATCTGCCACTTCCATATTCTTTGAATCTATGCCGTACAAAGTAAATCCTGAAACGGGTCTATTGGATTATGACGAACTGGAAAGAACCGCAAAACTGTTCAGGCCAAAAGTAATTGTAGCAGGTGTGAGCTGTTATTCCAGACCGTTGGACTATAAAAGATTTAGACAGATTTGCGACCAAGTCGGCGCATATTTGTTCGCTGACATGGCACACATATCTGGCTTAGTGGCGGCCGGCGTAACGCCCAGCCCGTTCGAATACAGCGACGTCGTGTCCACCACAACACATAAAAGTTTGAGGGGCCCGAGGGCGGGTGTGATATTCTTCAGGAAGGGTGTCAGATCTGTGAACGCGAAAGGAGAGAAAATCATGTACGACTTAGAGTCGAGAATCAACCAAGCAGTATTCCCGGGACTGCAGGGCGGTCCCCACAACAACACGATCGCAGCCATCGCGACCGCCATGAAACAGGCCAGCACACCCGAATTCAAGGAGTACGCAAAACAAATCGTTGCCAATGCGAAAAGACTGAGCGACGGACTCCAATCCAAGGGTTATAAGGTCGTGACTGGGGGAACAGAAGTGCACATGCTGCTGGTGGACCTGAGAAGCGCCGGCTTGACCGGAGCGAAAGGAGAGTACATTTTGGAAGAGATCTCAATTGCGTGCAACAAAAACACAGTACCGGGAGACAAAAGCGCGTTGAATCCGTCCGGAATTCGATTGGGAACGCCAGCCTTGACCACCAGGGGGTTAAAGGAAGCCGATATTGATATGGTAGTTGATTTCATCGATAAAGGGTTGAAATTGGCGAAGAAAATCAGTGACAAGTCCGGTCCTAAACTGGTGGACTTCAAGAGCTTCGTTCACGGCGAATTTAAGGGTGAAGTTTCGGCTTTGAGGGCGCAAGTCGAGGCGTTCAGTCACGATTTTCCACTGCCTGGTATTGAAGggtattaa